The Longimicrobium sp. DNA window CCTGGCCGCGCTGGTGGCCCCGGCGCCCGCGCCCGGCGCCGACGCCGCCCCGGAGCACGTGACCGCGCGGCACTGGGAGGTGCACCGGGCGCTGCTGCGCGGCGACGTGGCCCCGGCGCCGGTGGGCGTCGTGTTCGACTCGGCAGACGACGTGCGGGCGTTCCTGGCCGAGTCGCACGCGGCGCTGCACGGCGCGCTGGAGCGGGTGGCGGGGCGGTGGGAGTTCCGCCTTCACGTGGGAGTGACGGAGCAGGGGCTCGCCCGGCAGATGGCGCTGGACCTGTCGACGCACATCTACGCCGAGCTGCGCCGCATCTCGGCCGGCGCGATGACGTTGGCGCCGGCCGCGGGCGGGGTGCTGAGCGCGGCGTTCCTGGTAGAGCGCTCGGCGTCAGTCGCGTTCCAGGACCGCGCGGAGGTGCTGGGGCACCTGAACGGCGCGCTGGCTCTGGACCTGACCGGCCCCTGGCCCGCGTACGACTTCGTGCACATGCACGCTGTGACGCCGAGTGCGTGAGTGCGTGAGTGCGTGAGTGCGGGAATCTGCGGGAATCTGCGGGAATCTGCGGGAATCTGCGGGAATCTGCGGGAATCTGCGGGAATCTGCGGGAATCGCGATCTGGACACGGGAACCACCGACGAGCCTGTCATCCTGAGGCCCAGGCGCACCGAACTCGCCCGTAGCAGACACTTCGCGGGCCGAAGGATCTAGCCGCGGATACGTACGAGTCAGGGCGCGACAGCGGTCTCCGTAGCCGAGGCCTCGGCTGCCGTGGGGCCCTCACCCGGCCGCGCTGACACGCGTGC harbors:
- a CDS encoding GvpL/GvpF family gas vesicle protein, producing LAALVAPAPAPGADAAPEHVTARHWEVHRALLRGDVAPAPVGVVFDSADDVRAFLAESHAALHGALERVAGRWEFRLHVGVTEQGLARQMALDLSTHIYAELRRISAGAMTLAPAAGGVLSAAFLVERSASVAFQDRAEVLGHLNGALALDLTGPWPAYDFVHMHAVTPSA